The window CGCATGTATAACATATCTACAGGGGTCCCACGGTCATGGAAAACCtgtggccagttgcataaactgcttagacTTGGTCTGTTTAAAACTTAGTCAtctaatttttttcttcaagactgGTAAAAAGGTAGATCGGTCTAATTTAAATTGGAAAAGTAAGCCTGATTACACCTTGGTTAACTGCTAGTTAttcaaactagttcttaagacacagtcttaacatagtggctaagtttatgcaactggcccctggaAATATCAGGGAATGTGCGCATACCtccacacacatgcatgcatactAATTCCAAAACGTTGTTGGCTATTTATCATGCCCGAAGACATGTATGGACACATTCATCCCTCACAGTGATGGCAAACTGTATGCAAATACTTTGACATCTACACACTTAAACATGCTTGATGCGAAGGCATCCCTCACAGTTGCCTAGATCAGCAGAAAGTCAGCTGTGTGTTAGAAGAAAGACAGCAGAGGTCAAGTCAGCagggaaatatattttcatattgaGAGTAAGACACCAGCACACACTTGTTATGCATGCATTACATGCTGTAAATGCAAGACAATGAGTTTACATGGCAAATCATGTggaattaatgtttttgagaaaaaaaaaaagcaagtgcATCTGTAAATGCAAAAAGCAGACTCTTCTGCCCCCTTCTGTTAGATGTTGGAACTACAACATTACTCATCACTAAATGTTTACTGTACAGAGTAACTTAAATTATGATTATTCCAGCAAATTTACATCATTTTTAAGGATATGAAAAACCTGGAAGTATCATTAACTAAAGTCAgtgttgttaactaaaactaaagtaatttttgttaattgaaatgaagctgaaataaaatataattattaaatgtaaaaacttgaactttaaaatttttaaactaaaattagaaatgtcttggcaactaacttaaataagttgaagtactaaaattactaaatctgaatatatatatacacacacacacacacacacacacacacacatatatacagtggcatgaaaaagtatgtgaaccccttgcagaatctgtgaaaatgagaattattttaataaaataagagggataataaaaaatgcatgttatttttttgtttagtactgtcctgagtaagatatttaacataaaagatgtttgcatttagttcacaagacaaaacaatagctgaatttattaaaataaccccattcataagtatgtgaaccattgattctcagtactgtgtgtggttacttgatgatctacgactgtttttatgttttgtgatggttgttcgtGAGtttcttgtttgtcctgagcagttaaactgagctctgttcttcagaaaaatcctccagctcctgcagattcatcagttttccagcatttttgcatatttgaacccttttcAGCAGTggctgtaggattttgagatccatcttttcacactgaggacaattgagggactcaaacacaactattaaaaaaggtttaaacattcactgatgctccagaaggaaacacgatgcattaagagtcggggtgtgaaaacttttgaattcaaatatcaaggaaaaattgtacttaatttttctgccgggaagCATGCaggtatcttctgttggttccgaagggcagtactaaatgaaaaacaatgatatttaaacaaaagattgtgacatcttcatcagtgaatgtttgaaccttttttaatagttgagtttgagtccttcagttgtcctcagtgtgaaaacacagatctcaaaatcctacagtcactgctggaaagggttcaaatatgcaaaagatgctggaagactgatgaatctgcaggagctggaggatttttctgaagaacagagctcagtttaactgctcagaacaaacaagagactcatgaacaaccatcacaaaacaaaaaaacagtcgtagatcatcaagtaaccacacacagtgttgagaatcaatggttcattGAATggttatgaatggggttattttaataaattcagctattgttttgtcttgtgaactaaatgcaaacatcttttatgttaaatatcttactcaggacagtactaaacaaaaaataacatgcatttttattatccctcttattttattaaaataattctcattttcacagattctgcaaggggttcacatactttttcatgccactgtgtgtgtgtgtatatatatatatatatatatatatatatatatatatatatatatatatatatatatatatatatacacgtgtatatatataaatgactaAGGGACACAACAGAAGtacaaaaacttaaaaattacAGTGAAAACTGatgcaaaatattaataaatactataacagtatataaataatactaaaataatgttgtaaaaataaaaaaaattatctaaaaaataaccttatacattTAAAACGTATAAATAATGTGGGAATCTtacggatggatgaatgaatgcatTCCCCTGCCTAGTCTACTTTCTATGTTATCTGAATTCCACCCCCCCTCCAGATCCTCAGGAAGTCCAGCCCAGAGATTCGAGGTCGTATCCGTAGAGTGGGAAGCAGAGAGATGCTGACTGAGGCTAGTCCCCCCTTTATGTCCACCTTCCTGCCTGACCCCGCGAAGGTGAGCTCATGACATGCTCCCCAATGGCTTTCCTTTCTTAAAAACACCATTCATCATTTACAAGATATTAAACTAAATgtcaaaagaggaaaaaattgCATGTAGTGGACACAAGTCACACTTATGCCACCCtttaaatagatattttattatgtgaTGCAGTTGCATGCATCCATTTTTAAGTGCCTAAATACTTTGTAGAGACTCCAAACTTTGCAGTAAAGATGATAAACTCACTCTAACACAACTCCTCCCCTGACTAAACCCACATTCATGCAGAAGAACGGCCTGATTTGGCACAACCATTTTTCCAGCAGTTCAGAATCATCTCGCAGCAGCTCAATGGCTCATTGTGGTACGCTGTAGAGCCGAGATCTGTGTTGTGCCAAATGATTGGTGAAATAACTAGTGTAGTTTACTTGAAAGCAACTGTCAGCATCTAGTGCCAGACATGTATACTGTAACCTTGATGTAAATGAAATAAAGATGGTAATTGGATGTAAAGTAGTTTGATAAccatttacaataaggttcaatttgatatcattaattaattaaaaggtcatttttttcagcatttttaaTCTAGGTTAGTGTaaatttatacatatatttataactAAAATATTAGtacttttgttttttcagaatACATTAATGATTGATTTctatgttaaaaatgtattaatatttgtaaaacaatATTGTTAGTTTGTGACAGTTATTTAggattatttatatactatactattaatattttgaattaaattttattttttagatttttggttttcattttatgtacttttttagtttgatgttttttttttttttaatatttctatttatctttaatttatttttattttagttttagttttttttttttttttttcttcagtttttcatctaatatttatattttattttatttcagctttattccAGTTAatgtaaatgatttttaatcattttaatgaaCAATAATTGGTTCATGAGACCTAATGTATTAACTCATGTTAAAAAATTgcaccttattgtaaagtgttaattgtAGTTTTAGTGTTTAGTCAGTGTTTATAGAAAAACTGGCACAGTTAGTTTAGGAGATTTTACTAGTAGTGTTGCTTTAGTAGGTTTTGTGTTTGGAATCATGGATCTCAATTTGAAAATACAGTGATGACAGCCCTGAGTAGATGCAGTAAATCTCAGTTGAATCCAGTGCTATAACTGGCCTTTACCTGTAGttttaaggccaattcacactgcatCGACAGACACAGACCAACGCCGACAGTCACTAGATTACAGCACATCACTTCTCAGGCATTCTAACTCTGATTCAGCATGTTCATTCGGCAAAAACAAGCTCCAACAGACTCCAACAGGGGTAACACTCCGATCCGACTAAACCCAACAAAGTCTCTGTTGCCATCTATTGGtgtggtgtgaattggccttaaatGATCCcattgtttactcaccctcaagccatcctaggtgtacaggtgctggtcatataattagaatatcgtgaaaaagttcatttttttattgtaaattatttttttttaaaataaactttcatttatactagattccctacatgtaaagtaaaacatttcaaaagttttttttgtttttttttaatttgttggttagagcatacagctaatgatagtccaaaatccagtatctcaaaatattagaatatttacatttgagtttcgttaaatgaccatccctacagtataaattccgggtatctcttgttctttgaaaccacactattggggaagactgctgacttggtccaggagacaatcgtTGACACCCTctacaaagagagtaagtcacagatggtcattactgaatgggcatattattaaatgcaaagttgactagaaggaagaaattgggtaggcaaaggtgcacaagcaacagggatgaccacaagcttgagaatactgtcaagtaaagccgattcaaacacttgggagagcttcacaatgagtagaatgaagccggagtcagcgcatcaagagccaccacactcagacatcttcaggaaaaggactaccaagccacttctgaaacagaaacaacatcagaagcatcttacctgggctaaggagaaaaagaactggacagtgaacagtggtcgaaagtcctcttttcagataaaagtaaattttgcatttcatgttgaaatcatggtcccagagtctgaaggaagactggagaggcacagaatccaagctgcttgaagtctagtgggaagtttcctGCTAGAGCAAGtaatttgctgtaatatgtgctgccgaccaagtattgagtgtacaaatgaacatactttaaagaacttgaacttttctgttttaaaaatccattttttgattgatcttaggaaatattctaatattttgagatactggattttggactttcatgagctgtatgctctaatcatcaaaattaaaaaaaaaaaaacttttgaaatgttttactttacatgtagggaatctagaatatatgaaagtttcatttttaaaaataatttacaataaaaaaatgaactttttcacaatattctaattatatgaccagcacctgtatatgactatcttctttcagacaaacacaattggagatgaTAAAAATAtcctcttccaagctttataatggtattgTATGGTGCTCACTATTTTGAATGCcgaaaaagtgcatccatccatcataaaagtaatccacatggctccaagggcttaataaaggccttctgaagtgaagcaatggggtttggttaaaaaaagaaaaaaaaggatgtTGGATGTAGGTGAGAGTAGATAcctctcacggttcaaacaaatagggctgggcaacaaactcaagctcctcttcccttatatcaaaatcctctgacatttgtCTTTAAAagttctcattttagacttctaattcgtgattTCAATACGTCATGCATCTCGTCAGAGGTTACGCTTCCGCCGTAACTCAACTTGCATATGGATGTTTGCCGGAAgctggttattatagtttataaagttataaatatggatattttttcttacaaaaacccatcacttcagaagacctttattaaccccctggagctgtataattatatttatgatggatggatgcacttttttgggcttcaaaatcgtgagtgccattcactaccattataaaatTTGGGAgaaccaggatatttttaaatataatatggaagatagtcatatacagctaggatggcttgagggtgagtaaatcatgggataattatttttttggggtgaactatccctttaaaaagagGTTAACCCATGGTGTAGTGTTGTGCAGCATTTCGTTTCTATTCTCTAACACGCATATTCAAATGTGTTTCAGGTAAAAATGCTGTCTCAAGTCGAGGTGTCGCGGGGGCAGTACGACCCCTCTCGAAACTACGACTCTCGTTCAAGCAGCCCCGCAAGCAGCGAGCACCCGCGCAGCCAGGACTCTCCGGCAAAAAACAAGCCCCTGCCTCCCCCACCCGCACTTAAACCTAACTTCGCATCCCGCAGCTCCAGGGGCCTCGTAAACAGCCCCCCGATACGGGACAGTGAACCCCTGGTGGACAGTCCTGACGATCCTTCACAGAGGTCTTTCCGGGGCAAAGTGAAGGCCTTCGAGCAGATGGATCACTTCGCCCGGACACAAAGAGTTCTGGAGATCCAAGAGGCCCAGAACGCCAGGGTGCGTTTTCATCATCTTTAGGCTTTGCATGAAGTACAGAATAAACAAGATTTTTCATCAGTCTCCTCTAATGCTAGGTTGCCatactgtagaaacatgtatgtattaaacacattttctgtCCTATTTTGTCTACCGTTGCTTGCAAATCACTTGTGTTTTGCTCTTTAAAGTGTCTCTTGCACTTGTCATCCAGTAGCTTGGCATCTATCTAGAATAATTCCAGAAACTTGACCAACATGtcatcaaattaaaatattcaagTAAGCAATTCTGATGCCTTCATattgtctgttttcagttggAGATTGCTCAGAAGCATCCAGACATCTATGCCGTCCCCATGAAGTCTCAGAAACTGGACCACAGCAGGCCACAGCCTATCGGGTAAGAGTCTGGTTTTGGTCTGATGGTGTGGTCACATTAGTGAAAAAGTTCTATTGTATTTGTTAATAGTGTAGCGATGTATGTAGCACAGCTCACATACTTTCAAACCAAGAAGATTTTTGTTGGTCAACACGGCGAATTTGCATGACCAACTCGAACTCGTTGTGAAATCTGCATGGGGAAATCCTACACCCTCACATGAAATTCCCAGaacaatggtaaatgtgacctcatcttaaagggacagttcacccttaagacttttgttcatcataaaataaatccatgtgaattgagcagtttaatccaagtctgaagagttgatgggccccactgacttccatagtcgtcgtttttccatactatggaagtcaatggggcccattaaaggattagttcactttcaaataaaactctcctgataatttacacacccccatgtcatccaagatgttcatgtctttctttcttcagttgaaaataaattaaggtttttgattaaaacattccaggattattctccttatagtggacttcaatggcctccaaacagctgaaggtcaaaattacagtttcagtgcagcttcaaagggttttcaacaatatcagacgaggaataagggtcttatctagcgaaacgatcggccattttctaaaaaaaatacaactgtatatgctttataaacacaaatgactGCCTTGAACgtgcttacgctgtatgtcctacgccttccctattctacttacggaaaaaaactgaactggtgctgcattcattccgtaagtagaatagggaaggtgtaggacacacagcgtaagctttttgaagaatacggaaagcgaaagcacgtgcaaggcgatcatttgtgtttataaagcatatacagttgtatttttttcgaaaatggccgatcgtttcgctagataagacccttattcctcgtctggcatcgtttaaagctctttgaagctgcactgaaactgtcattttgacctccaactgtctggaggccattgaagtccactatatggagaaaaatcctggaatgttttcctcaaaaaccttaatttcttttcgactgaagaaagaaagacatgaacatcttggatgacatgggggtgagtaaattatcaggaaaattttatttgaaagtggactaatcctttaactgtttAGTTACCCATATTCTCAAGAATATCTTCTTCTgttttcagcagaagaaagaaattcattctggaacaacttgaggatgagtaaatgacagatttttgggtgaactatccctttcagTGTGAAAAAGTGTGCTCAGTCTTTCACTGATCTTGCTCCGTTTGCTTTGCGTCAAGCTCCAGTGCGCGACCAGAGCCCCAGACGCCTCCTTGCAAGCTGCCATACACAGAGAGCCGCCCGCTCGGCCTTGGCGAGGAGCCCGGGGAGGAGTTTCGACAGCAGCTGGCGGATCAGACCAAGCGCGGCTATTACACCACCACACAAAAGTATCAGGACACTGAGCTGTAGAGTTCCTCTGCTTCGGCTCACCGCACAGCTTCACCATTCCACCGGGGCGCCGCCCTGCACCAAAACTGCTGCTGACTTGGAAGTCCCATTTGCTTTTAAGTTTCCCACACGTATATTTGTCTTTTTCACTTCAAAGAAGTTCAACTTTCTGTCCGTGTGGATAGaatcttattgtttttttatatatatatatatttgcatttttgtttcCCTCTGTGTGATTCCAGAACCATGTTTTCTTGCCTATGCAATTTTTTCAGTTTCTGCAACGCTACAGaaacgtctctctctctctctctttgctcCATGAAAACCTTAAACCCGTCGTGTGCTACAAACCAGCTTTTTGTTACTTTCTTTTTATAAGCCTGAagcaaaactgttttaaaaCGTCACTCTCTTTAAGGTTTGTACTATCTTTGCATTCCTTCATTTCTGATCATGTGTGTTATACGATGTAAGACAATACACTGGATTTTGTTACAACATTTTGAAGTGCCTTTTACTTTACAAATAATGTTGGAGGTTTGTGGACTTGACAATCCAGCCCTCTGGACAATATATTTGCTGCTTACAGCTCCAAGGAAAAACAGGGAAAAAGTCAACAACACCAAAACCCTTAATGCGCCCGTATCCTCAGTGTAGCGACAGCAACCACAAATGAGTTTCCAAAGGGACACTTCACAATTCAGGTCGATGCTGGTTGGTTCGAGTGATTGGAACTGCTGTTGTCACGGTTTGTCTTATTTCAACCCCACTGCATTACGTTTTTAACACGCTTGATTGTACATTAGTCCGCTTTACCTCCACGTATCGGTTCAAAGTGCTTCTAAAACTCGTGGATTATATTTTGATGGCTTCCACTGTGTGTGAGAGTCACACACTGAGAGAATTTTCCCTGGACATTTACGTTCAGGTCTACTGTGGAATTTCACTCTACTacaccaaataaaataaactatattGACATTCTTGGCTtagttgtgtgttttttttttttttttttttgtttttttttttaatagtcaaaCAGGAAGTGTCTTGGAATCCATCACACAGTGGGCTATAAATGAAATGGATCAATTTTTATACAATTAAAaggatagatcacccaaaatgaaaattctaaatTGAAAATCAAACCCCTGCTAGCATCAAATTAGCATGACTGGTTTGTTCTATACAGAATAAAGATGACTGTGTTTTACTGAGATTTACCATCTGTGTGGTATAAGCAATGGAAATTAATTCTGTCGTGGAACGCAGTCGTCGTATTGGGTCCAGTGAGTCGGCTCTTGTCCAGCACGGTGTTGAAGCCGTTTTCTCTGTACATGCCACTTTTCAGAAGATGCTCTGAAAACTTCCGACGACTTCCTTTAAAGGTTGTCTGAAAAACAAACAGTGGGTGTAAATACTAATGTGTGAATAATCTTATCAATAGGGCAGTGTGTTCTGTATACTTACCGGCATTTCGTGAACTGTTGGTTTTTTGCTTCCATATGTTTGATTTGTTGTTTGGTACAGAGGGTTGATCATTTTTTGGCTGAAAAGTATAAGGAGGCTTATTAGGATAATTGTTATTGATATAAtaatttggtcacactttagactagggtccaattcttacgattaactatgacttttgcctcggtaaactcctaattactgcttattaatagtaagttagttgttaagcttaggtattgggtaggattaagggatgtagaataatgtcatgcagaataaggcaataatatgtgctttataagtactaataaacagctaaTATACTAGTAATAAGCATGTTgagagaattggaccctaaagtgTTAACAATAATTTGATTTACTTATTTCTATGAAGATGGACCACCAATGATATTGTGCATATGataatatccatccatccatcgtccATAGAGTTTATcttcaaccctaattaaacatcTGAAACGGCTAATAAAGGTCTTTGGGTTTACTAGAAACTTCCTTGGTACACCAGGAGCAGGACTGAACTAAATACTATCATGTGAAtccataattatatatatatatacacactggcctccaaaagtttggaaatgccctagaaaagtggggttttggacaatattggcatgaatcctttttaatttgtgataattttgcactgataagggacaacacaaactacgaaaacatattttattacataaacagtttatacatggaaaaaaaattcaattttcgattcatcaaaatatccagaattagcagctatctgacctaaactgggttctaattggttcattgtattctaaacttaattggcaatcaattgttgaagctatgaaggtgtgctgacccaaaaaacttttacaaacctgggtcaagtttaaaccagtaaccaggcatcacagctggcaaaggggcatgtctgactttgacatgattatattgccattattatgtaatcaaaatgaaaattattattgctggtcttcaatgataatgtcaagttactttaatgtatttgcaccaaataATGacaaggatttatgctgatatcgtctaaaaccacactttgcgaggggtgtttccaaacttttggagggcagtgtatatatatatatatatatatatatatatatatatatatatatatatatatatatatcagggatgcaaacaggtaAGGGGGGAAAAGGTGAGAACATCGAGTGGGGCGGGGGCATGCATCGcacaatatgttttttaaaaaaaatatttggtttacatgctcatttgtagtaactttaaagggatagttcacccaaaaatgaaaattttatgtttatctacttaaccccagcgcatccaagatgtaggtgactttgtttcttcagtagaacacaaatgatgatttttaactccaaccgttgccgtctgtcagtcaaataacgcgttttctgacctcaccaaccggatgTGCGAAtgaaatactgttcggtttctcgcacaaaccaaaaccgtttcgtgtcttaggacatgaTGTGTCGTTACGAGCCACagagtttaatttggatttgtctgtgcaagttttttgactcttatagatggaattcccattgacatgcattataccaaagactatagaataacacaagacgtgtcactcgtattgttttgaatgggagaaagtgtaacgcgcaatatggcggaataagtcccgccttctaaagcaaagagccaatcgccgactggtaaagtcacgcgtcacttcagcggccgttagaataaccggtttctatagaaacagtcagacgcgcgccccgaagagacgcgcatttaggtctgcgcatgcgcattagcttgatccagcctgaaaaaaatacaggttttttgtcatgattcgagcgtttagaaactatatttatgagtcggttgttgttagatttcattggtgatttcaaatatgaaatttaatcgtaaggttgacgaacagttttggagaatctgatgtttccccatttaaagagataggagctgcatgatgcccaggatgccccagaggcgtttcaaagatggccgccgagtgaaatgacttgtcttaaagggactttgattatacgactgacagaccgcaacggttggagttaaaaatcatcatttgtgttctactgaagaaacagtcACCTatatcttggatgccctgggggtaagcagataaacatccaattttcatttttaggtgaactatccctttaagggattctttatttagttttaatacCGTATATATCCAAAACTGTAATGCTAAGAcaatattggctgattagaCGGCAATACTGAGCTAAACTGCAAACTGTTTGCCATCTCTTCACCATTCCCACATCTCAgacctcaaatacataaaatattcccCTTTAAAGACATCAGTTTTTAAAGTAAGAGTAAAGGAAACAATATACTTATTGAAACAAGCAAGTACCCTTGTAAGACCCACCCCATAAAAATACTTTATCATTGGATCTATAAAAATCCCATAAGTGACCTTTTTTGATCTCAAAAAGGTGAGTTGTCACTGAAAGGTGAGgagtttgtatatatatatatatatatatatatatatatatatatatatatatatatataaattaattaattaggtTCTGATTTAGGTCACACATGGTGCACTGCGGCTACATGACTCTTCTCACCTGTATCCTCTGAAACACTCCGGATTATTAAAGCGAGTTGGTAAGTTTTCATCCACTTTGTACACATCGCTTGTCTTTATTTCAAATGTGTCATTAGATAACACTTCAGGCTCCATCCTTGTCCCTTCATCTGCGGAATGATCGTCCATGTTTCCGTTTGTGTCGATGCTCACACTTTTTACATTCCCTGAGAGTGGTTGGTTGCTATCAACACTGTAACTAGGTGACGTCATGTCCGCCCCACCCGCCCATCACTCTGTTTATTTCTTCATTCCCCCCCCCCACAAAATTGGTTttcaaaaatagaaaaaataatcACCATTTCATAAAGTACAactatatataggctatatatatcggtttcattttgttgttgttgttgttgttgttgtttttaggcTATTCTAAAAGTTACTGAAAACTGATTGACTTCAGCTAGTCTGTTGAGATGTCCAAGATGAATCTTATACCAATAATGGTAtcattacattgtttaaaaCATATCTAAGGTAACttaaattttcataaaaaagaaTTTTCTCAAACATTagaaatttattattattattattattattgcattcaAACTTTGACAGAAAATCcatttttgtttataatttttatttattaaaacattttttaacatttacacattttaaacatttacatatttcCATTTTCTTATTTGCATCAATTGCATGTTATGATGACGGAATCTGTTttattacaaaagattataaTGCACGATGTGATGTGCTGTCAGACGTCCACGTGCCTCTCAACCTAGAAAAAAGCAAAAGAAGAACAGATTCAACCATCATTGCTTGTTTACCAAGCTATTTGGACATCATGCAGCCACTTCTAAATCACCcttaacacatttacatttagtagATTATTAGGTTTTTTTACATAGAAAATAACATACTATTGATGCTCAGATGTTCCTACTGCTTAATGAACTGCTGCATATCAATACTGCATACAGAAGTGTATGCTGCATACATACcctttatgaacattttgagtGGTCATCCAGA of the Megalobrama amblycephala isolate DHTTF-2021 linkage group LG12, ASM1881202v1, whole genome shotgun sequence genome contains:
- the pierce1 gene encoding UPF0691 protein C9orf116 homolog → MDDHSADEGTRMEPEVLSNDTFEIKTSDVYKVDENLPTRFNNPECFRGYSQKMINPLYQTTNQTYGSKKPTVHEMPTTFKGSRRKFSEHLLKSGMYRENGFNTVLDKSRLTGPNTTTAFHDRINFHCLYHTDGKSQ